In one Sphingomonas sp. S1-29 genomic region, the following are encoded:
- a CDS encoding DNA-directed RNA polymerase subunit alpha: MSVNAKNWQELKKPSGLEKKAGGDTKRKATFIAEPLERGFGLTLGNALRRVLLSSLQGAAVTSIKIENVLHEFSSLAGVREDVTDIVLNVKQLAIRMQGEGPKRLQLSATGPATVTAGDIAVSGDIEVMNPKLVLCHLDEGATLNMELTADVGKGYVPAAANRPADAPIGLIPIDALYSPVRQVSYKVENTRVGQELDYDKLTLTIETDGTVTPDDAVAYAGRILQDQLSLFVHFDDSAMTRSAPVSAGLPVAAAETPGDTATINRYLLKKVDELELSVRSANCLKNDNIIYIGDLVQKTEAEMLRTPNFGRKSLNEIKEVLSGMGLRLGMEIPGWPPENIEEMAKKLEQEIMG; this comes from the coding sequence GTGTCTGTCAATGCAAAGAACTGGCAGGAGCTGAAGAAGCCCAGCGGTCTCGAAAAGAAGGCCGGTGGCGATACCAAGCGCAAGGCGACCTTCATCGCCGAACCGCTCGAGCGGGGCTTTGGCCTGACGCTCGGCAACGCGCTGCGCCGCGTGTTGCTGTCGTCGCTGCAGGGTGCTGCGGTCACCTCGATCAAGATCGAGAACGTGCTGCACGAATTCTCGTCGCTGGCGGGGGTCCGCGAGGACGTCACCGACATCGTGCTGAACGTGAAGCAGCTGGCGATCCGCATGCAGGGCGAAGGCCCCAAGCGGCTCCAGCTGTCGGCGACCGGTCCTGCGACCGTCACTGCGGGTGACATCGCCGTTTCGGGCGACATCGAAGTGATGAACCCCAAGCTGGTGCTGTGCCACCTTGATGAAGGCGCGACGCTCAACATGGAGCTGACGGCTGACGTCGGGAAGGGTTATGTGCCTGCGGCCGCCAACCGTCCGGCCGACGCACCGATCGGGCTGATCCCCATCGACGCGCTGTATTCGCCGGTGCGCCAGGTCAGCTACAAGGTCGAGAACACCCGCGTCGGGCAGGAGCTCGATTACGACAAGCTGACGCTGACGATCGAGACCGATGGCACCGTGACCCCTGACGATGCGGTGGCCTATGCCGGTCGCATTCTTCAGGACCAGCTGTCGCTGTTCGTCCACTTCGACGATTCGGCGATGACCCGCAGCGCGCCGGTTTCGGCGGGCCTGCCGGTTGCCGCTGCAGAAACGCCTGGCGATACCGCGACGATCAACCGTTACCTTCTCAAGAAGGTCGACGAGTTGGAGCTGTCGGTGCGTTCGGCCAACTGCCTCAAGAACGACAACATCATCTATATCGGCGATCTGGTTCAGAAGACCGAAGCCGAGATGCTGCGCACGCCGAATTTCGGTCGCAAGTCGCTCAACGAGATCAAGGAAGTGCTTT